The Gordonibacter urolithinfaciens genome contains a region encoding:
- a CDS encoding helix-turn-helix transcriptional regulator gives MKGLTGGFPLRCCIALAALATNALVLNLFVVPSTGSYPSYGGFAAALAAVLAYAALLAVAARRPNALRHPSVPWAALALFCAGSALVAAGYRGESTTASLAGWLLASLATAWLVVLTGLALAHFSPRTAFAAIPAAYAAVYVAASALVPFVESLRAARLALLALYVLTFLAAFACAVRPGRAALAVFADGGGGAAARPAASDGYPPACSKAGGPPKAVLFAVLIALGLVSGYTAFVVFGSRESAGVSFVAMAAAMLAVIVASRFSKSRTDVVFHFGLLLVLAGLLVVPFVAQASSGERVALIHVSNTLLAAGSECFAMLVWIVLAARAASRPAEALALQAGGRMAVALGMLGGLVLGTVASSFSAVSPLVPDVVAVGFAFALVAYALVGLRRFSFEDALSGGEGALPGSVPGPAPAVGAPGTGSLAAASEAALPGDGTRAAIERSCGALARKGGLTGRETEILAMLARGRSAPFIAQELVISPNTVKTHVKHIYAKLGAHSQQEIIDLVDGQCAAE, from the coding sequence ATGAAGGGGTTGACGGGCGGTTTCCCGCTGCGGTGCTGCATCGCGCTGGCCGCGCTTGCGACGAACGCGCTGGTCCTCAACCTGTTCGTGGTGCCTTCTACGGGCTCGTACCCTTCATACGGCGGCTTCGCCGCAGCCCTCGCCGCCGTCCTTGCCTACGCCGCGCTGCTCGCAGTCGCGGCCCGGAGGCCGAACGCCCTGCGGCATCCGTCGGTGCCGTGGGCTGCGCTCGCCCTCTTCTGCGCGGGCTCGGCGCTTGTGGCGGCGGGGTACCGGGGCGAGTCGACGACGGCCTCGCTCGCGGGGTGGTTGCTTGCATCGCTCGCCACGGCGTGGCTCGTGGTCTTGACGGGGCTCGCGCTCGCGCATTTCTCGCCCCGGACCGCCTTCGCGGCGATTCCGGCGGCGTACGCCGCCGTGTACGTGGCCGCATCGGCCTTGGTGCCGTTCGTGGAGTCGCTGCGCGCGGCCCGCTTGGCGCTGCTCGCGCTCTACGTGCTCACCTTCCTTGCCGCGTTTGCCTGCGCCGTGCGCCCGGGGCGTGCCGCACTTGCCGTCTTCGCTGACGGGGGAGGCGGCGCGGCGGCCCGGCCCGCGGCATCGGACGGTTACCCGCCGGCCTGCTCGAAGGCCGGCGGGCCGCCCAAGGCGGTGCTGTTCGCCGTGCTGATCGCGCTTGGCCTGGTGAGCGGCTACACCGCCTTCGTCGTGTTCGGCTCGCGCGAGAGCGCCGGCGTGAGCTTCGTGGCGATGGCGGCCGCGATGCTGGCCGTGATCGTGGCGTCGCGTTTCTCGAAAAGCCGCACGGACGTGGTGTTTCACTTCGGGCTGCTGCTCGTGCTGGCCGGGCTCTTGGTGGTGCCGTTCGTGGCGCAGGCGTCCAGCGGCGAGCGCGTGGCCCTGATCCACGTGTCGAACACGCTGCTGGCGGCCGGATCGGAGTGCTTCGCCATGCTCGTGTGGATCGTGCTGGCGGCGCGCGCCGCCAGCCGCCCGGCCGAGGCGCTGGCCTTGCAGGCAGGCGGGCGGATGGCCGTGGCCCTCGGCATGCTGGGCGGCCTGGTGCTGGGGACGGTGGCCTCCTCGTTCTCTGCAGTGAGCCCGCTCGTGCCCGACGTGGTGGCCGTGGGGTTCGCGTTCGCCCTCGTGGCCTACGCGCTGGTGGGGTTGCGGCGCTTCAGCTTCGAGGATGCGCTTTCAGGCGGCGAGGGAGCCCTGCCCGGTTCGGTGCCCGGGCCGGCCCCGGCTGTGGGCGCTCCGGGCACCGGGAGCTTGGCGGCCGCCTCGGAGGCCGCTCTCCCCGGCGACGGGACGCGCGCCGCCATCGAGCGGAGCTGCGGGGCGCTGGCCCGCAAAGGCGGCCTCACCGGCCGCGAGACCGAGATCCTCGCAATGCTCGCACGCGGCCGCAGCGCTCCCTTCATAGCCCAGGAGCTGGTTATCTCGCCGAACACGGTCAAGACGCATGTGAAGCACATCTACGCGAAGCTCGGCGCCCACTCCCAACAGGAGATCATCGATCTTGTGGACGGTCAGTGCGCCGCCGAGTAG
- a CDS encoding cysteine hydrolase family protein: protein MIDMQEALVGRRPCGADETVDAIARLVGACRASGVPVLHVRHDGGPGDELEAGTDGWRICAPLAPQEGEPVFDKRFNSAFRRTGLQAHLERRGLRRLLMCGMQTEFCFDASVKVAFELGFDVTVPRGAVTTFDSAFAPGGELTAYFEDCIWDGRYARVVPLEEALGAIERGA from the coding sequence GTGATCGACATGCAGGAGGCCCTCGTAGGGCGGCGACCTTGCGGGGCGGATGAGACGGTGGACGCGATCGCGAGGCTTGTCGGCGCGTGCCGCGCGAGCGGCGTGCCGGTCTTGCACGTGCGCCATGACGGCGGGCCCGGCGACGAGCTTGAGGCGGGCACGGACGGCTGGCGGATCTGCGCGCCGCTTGCGCCACAGGAAGGCGAGCCCGTGTTCGACAAGCGTTTCAACAGCGCGTTTCGTCGGACGGGGCTGCAAGCGCACCTCGAGCGCCGCGGCCTGCGCCGTTTGCTGATGTGCGGCATGCAGACGGAGTTCTGCTTCGACGCGTCGGTCAAGGTGGCTTTCGAGCTGGGCTTCGACGTGACGGTGCCGAGGGGTGCGGTGACGACGTTCGACTCCGCGTTCGCGCCGGGAGGAGAGCTGACGGCGTATTTCGAGGACTGCATCTGGGACGGCCGCTATGCGCGGGTGGTTCCGCTGGAAGAGGCGCTGGGCGCGATCGAGCGCGGCGCGTGA
- a CDS encoding PaaI family thioesterase, whose translation MLPDNPTRDQIEAVFANDRFATQAAGCRVVEGGRGRAVCEMELGDIHRNAMGNVMGGAIFTLADFALAISCNIGEEPTVSVDSNISFLRATKGAKLTATSVCDKPGRHLGFYTVTVKDDLGKDVARMTATCYR comes from the coding sequence ATGCTGCCCGACAACCCCACCCGCGACCAGATAGAGGCCGTGTTCGCCAACGACCGGTTCGCCACCCAGGCGGCCGGGTGCCGCGTCGTGGAGGGCGGGCGGGGCCGTGCGGTGTGCGAGATGGAGCTGGGCGACATCCACCGCAACGCCATGGGCAACGTCATGGGCGGCGCCATCTTCACGCTGGCGGACTTCGCGCTGGCCATCTCGTGCAATATCGGCGAGGAGCCCACCGTGTCCGTGGACTCGAACATCAGCTTCCTGCGCGCGACGAAGGGCGCGAAGCTCACCGCCACGTCCGTCTGCGACAAGCCGGGCCGTCATCTGGGCTTCTACACCGTGACCGTCAAAGACGACCTGGGCAAGGACGTCGCGAGGATGACCGCTACCTGCTACCGCTAG
- a CDS encoding MATE family efflux transporter, whose amino-acid sequence MAIKLSDHFTYGRLVRFALPSIAMMIFTSIYSVVDGLFVSNFAGKEALAAVNLVFPLAMGLGSVGFMLGTGGAALVAKTMGEGEAVRANRLFSFIALAAVASGILLAAVGAVVLESVLAALGAQGSLMEQGLVYGRILVVALPLFIVQNVFLSFFIAAEKPQMGLAVTVAGGVTNIVLDYMFIAVLGWGIVGAALATAAGQFLAAAVSAVFFARSKTSRLRFTRPLADFRALGKTCVNGSSELMTEVAASVVSMLYNYQLMMIAGADGVAAYGVIMYVNFIFTAVFFGFAMGTGPVVSYHYGAKNQPELKGLFKKSMLLVGGTGAAMFAASQLLAAPLVGVFVGYDAELAAMTLHGFRIYAVAFLVCGFNIYGSAFFTALNNGKVSALISFMRTLVFETSTVMLLPIVWGIDGVWSAIIVAEACALVLTTAFLVGLRKPYGYA is encoded by the coding sequence GTGGCCATCAAGCTGTCGGACCACTTCACTTACGGCCGGCTCGTGCGCTTCGCGCTGCCGTCTATCGCCATGATGATATTCACGTCCATCTACAGCGTGGTGGACGGCCTGTTCGTATCGAACTTCGCGGGCAAGGAGGCGCTCGCCGCCGTGAACCTGGTGTTCCCATTGGCCATGGGGCTGGGGTCGGTGGGCTTCATGCTGGGCACGGGCGGCGCGGCGCTCGTGGCGAAGACCATGGGCGAGGGTGAGGCCGTGCGGGCGAACCGCCTGTTCAGCTTCATCGCGCTCGCCGCAGTGGCGTCCGGCATCCTTCTGGCCGCCGTCGGCGCGGTCGTGCTCGAGTCGGTGCTCGCGGCGCTCGGCGCGCAGGGCTCGCTCATGGAGCAGGGCCTCGTGTACGGGCGAATCCTCGTGGTGGCGCTGCCGCTGTTCATCGTGCAGAACGTGTTTCTGAGCTTCTTCATTGCGGCCGAGAAGCCGCAGATGGGCCTCGCGGTGACGGTGGCCGGCGGCGTGACGAACATCGTGCTGGACTATATGTTCATCGCGGTGCTTGGCTGGGGTATTGTCGGCGCCGCGCTCGCCACCGCGGCGGGCCAGTTCTTGGCGGCGGCGGTGTCGGCTGTGTTCTTCGCCCGCAGCAAGACGAGCCGCCTGCGCTTCACCCGCCCGCTCGCGGACTTCCGCGCGCTCGGCAAGACCTGCGTGAACGGCTCGTCCGAGCTCATGACCGAGGTGGCCGCGTCGGTGGTGAGCATGCTGTACAACTACCAGCTCATGATGATAGCCGGCGCGGACGGGGTGGCGGCCTACGGCGTGATCATGTACGTGAACTTCATCTTCACGGCGGTGTTCTTCGGTTTCGCCATGGGCACGGGGCCGGTGGTGAGCTACCATTACGGCGCAAAGAACCAACCGGAGCTCAAGGGCCTGTTCAAGAAGAGCATGCTGCTGGTGGGCGGCACAGGTGCGGCCATGTTCGCCGCCTCGCAGCTGCTCGCTGCGCCGCTCGTGGGCGTGTTCGTGGGCTACGACGCCGAACTTGCCGCCATGACGCTGCACGGGTTCCGCATCTATGCGGTGGCGTTCCTCGTGTGCGGGTTCAACATCTACGGCTCGGCGTTCTTCACGGCGCTCAACAACGGCAAGGTGTCGGCGCTCATCAGCTTCATGCGCACGCTCGTGTTCGAGACGTCCACGGTCATGCTGCTGCCCATCGTGTGGGGCATAGACGGCGTGTGGAGCGCCATCATCGTGGCGGAGGCCTGCGCGCTCGTGCTGACGACCGCCTTCCTCGTGGGGCTGCGCAAGCCCTACGGCTACGCGTAA
- a CDS encoding dipeptidase, whose protein sequence is MGLFMTLEDASAEEAALLREGVLPEAAPGEAAEGRLRVFDLHCDTLDRLAFHGDPSVPGGFAAHDARIPAARMSSLADNDAHVSLERTAGYAWCQCFAAFVPDEARGDAAWALFERVRRVWERELERCSDKLARARSMADVDAALAAGKTAGLFTVEGASFLEDDAAAEGRLDALAEAGVRMVTLTWNGRNALGSGNETADGLTGFGRSCVRELELRGIAVDVSHLNDAGFKDVCATATRPFAASHSNARAVCGHPRNLADWQLCELADAGGVAGLNFCRDFLSETHADPTPDDVLRHVDRMLEAAGEDVLALGSDYDGCDVPSWLDPCDQAGGLHALIASRFGEAVADKAFFGNARAFFERLEGQV, encoded by the coding sequence GTGGGGCTGTTCATGACGTTGGAGGACGCGTCGGCCGAGGAGGCGGCGCTGCTGCGTGAGGGCGTGCTGCCCGAGGCGGCGCCGGGCGAGGCGGCCGAGGGACGCCTGCGGGTGTTCGACCTGCACTGCGACACGCTCGATAGGCTGGCGTTCCATGGCGACCCGTCGGTGCCGGGCGGGTTCGCCGCGCACGACGCGCGCATCCCGGCGGCGCGCATGTCCTCGCTCGCCGACAACGACGCGCACGTCTCGCTCGAGCGCACGGCTGGGTACGCCTGGTGCCAGTGCTTCGCGGCGTTCGTCCCCGACGAGGCGCGCGGCGATGCGGCTTGGGCGCTGTTCGAGCGCGTGCGGCGCGTATGGGAGCGCGAGCTGGAGCGCTGCAGCGACAAGCTCGCGCGGGCTCGCTCCATGGCCGACGTGGACGCGGCCCTCGCGGCGGGCAAGACGGCGGGGCTCTTCACGGTGGAGGGCGCATCCTTCCTGGAGGACGACGCGGCCGCCGAAGGGCGCCTCGACGCGCTCGCCGAGGCGGGCGTGCGCATGGTCACGCTCACGTGGAACGGGCGCAACGCGCTCGGCAGCGGCAACGAGACGGCCGACGGGCTCACCGGCTTCGGCCGCTCCTGCGTGCGCGAGCTGGAGCTGCGCGGCATCGCGGTGGACGTGTCGCACCTGAACGACGCGGGCTTCAAGGACGTGTGCGCGACCGCGACGCGGCCCTTCGCCGCCTCGCACTCCAACGCGCGCGCCGTGTGCGGGCACCCGCGCAACCTCGCCGACTGGCAGCTGTGCGAGCTGGCCGACGCGGGCGGCGTCGCGGGACTCAACTTCTGCCGCGACTTCCTGTCCGAGACGCACGCCGACCCGACCCCCGACGACGTGCTGCGCCACGTGGACCGCATGCTCGAGGCGGCGGGCGAGGACGTGCTCGCGCTCGGCAGCGACTACGATGGCTGCGACGTGCCCAGCTGGCTCGACCCGTGCGACCAGGCAGGCGGCCTGCATGCGCTCATCGCGAGCCGGTTCGGCGAGGCTGTGGCCGACAAGGCGTTCTTCGGCAATGCCCGCGCGTTCTTCGAACGGCTGGAGGGGCAGGTCTAA
- a CDS encoding MarR family winged helix-turn-helix transcriptional regulator, with translation MDARTAHANREYNNLYRLGNELYHNVAVRMGLSDSAFDILYALDGLGDGCLQKDVCTASGLSKQTVNTSVHKLERAGYVELRVEHGRGTHLHLTEAGRVLVTERIRPVARAEEAAFAAMAPGECEELLRLSRVYLEHLRGLVDALPYPERR, from the coding sequence ATGGACGCACGGACGGCGCACGCCAACCGCGAATACAACAACCTTTACCGGCTCGGCAACGAGCTCTACCATAATGTGGCCGTGAGGATGGGGCTGTCGGACAGCGCGTTCGACATCCTGTACGCCCTCGACGGCTTAGGCGACGGCTGCCTCCAGAAGGACGTGTGCACCGCATCGGGCCTGTCGAAGCAGACGGTGAACACCTCGGTGCATAAGCTCGAGCGCGCAGGTTACGTGGAGCTGCGCGTGGAGCACGGGCGCGGCACCCACCTCCATCTGACCGAGGCGGGACGCGTTCTGGTGACCGAGCGCATACGACCGGTGGCGAGGGCCGAAGAGGCCGCTTTCGCCGCCATGGCCCCTGGGGAGTGCGAGGAGCTTCTGCGCCTGTCGCGCGTCTACCTCGAGCACCTGCGCGGGCTGGTGGACGCCCTACCGTATCCGGAGAGGAGGTGA